From a region of the Bradyrhizobium sp. KBS0727 genome:
- a CDS encoding ABC transporter substrate-binding protein has protein sequence MITITARRLAALITVAGVSLAAPAWAQDKTVKIGVLNDMSSLYADIGGPNSVVAIKMAVEDSGLLKKGWKIDVISGDHQNKPDVGVNLARQWIDTEKVDAIADTPNSGVALAVNNLVKEKNITLLNSGAATADLTGKACTPNTISYTYDTYMLATGTGKALTKAGGDTWFFLTADYAFGHALERDTAAVVTANGGKVLGSVKHPINSSDFSSFLLQAQSSKAKVVGLANAGGDTTNAIKQASEFGIVAGGQKLAALLLFINDVHSLGLKTAQGLTFTESFYWDMNDQTRAFSKRFSALASKNAMPSMTQAGNYAMVLHYLKAMEALGGNPHDGAKVVAKMKELPTDDPLFGKGPLRADGRRIIPAYLFEVKKPDESKYPWDYYKLIATISPEDAAKPLEASECPLVKK, from the coding sequence ATGATCACAATTACCGCGCGGCGCCTTGCCGCGCTGATCACCGTTGCCGGCGTCAGCCTTGCCGCGCCCGCCTGGGCCCAGGACAAGACCGTCAAGATCGGCGTGCTCAACGACATGTCGAGCCTCTACGCCGACATCGGCGGTCCCAATTCGGTGGTCGCGATCAAGATGGCGGTCGAGGATTCCGGCCTGCTCAAGAAGGGCTGGAAGATCGACGTCATCAGCGGCGATCACCAGAACAAGCCGGACGTCGGCGTCAACCTCGCCCGGCAGTGGATTGACACCGAGAAGGTCGATGCGATCGCCGACACGCCGAATTCCGGCGTCGCGCTCGCCGTCAACAACCTGGTCAAAGAGAAGAATATCACCCTGCTCAACTCGGGGGCGGCTACCGCCGACCTCACCGGCAAGGCCTGCACGCCGAACACCATATCCTACACCTACGACACCTACATGCTGGCGACCGGCACCGGCAAAGCGCTGACCAAGGCCGGCGGCGACACCTGGTTCTTCCTGACCGCCGACTACGCTTTCGGCCATGCGCTCGAGCGCGATACCGCGGCGGTCGTGACCGCCAATGGCGGTAAGGTGCTCGGCAGCGTCAAGCACCCGATCAACTCGTCGGACTTCTCGTCGTTCCTGCTGCAGGCGCAGTCGTCCAAGGCCAAGGTCGTCGGCCTCGCCAACGCCGGCGGCGACACCACCAACGCGATCAAGCAGGCCTCCGAATTCGGTATCGTGGCCGGCGGCCAGAAGCTCGCCGCGCTGCTGCTGTTCATCAACGACGTGCATTCGCTCGGACTGAAGACTGCTCAGGGACTGACGTTCACGGAATCCTTCTACTGGGACATGAACGACCAGACCCGCGCCTTCTCGAAGCGGTTCTCGGCGCTCGCCAGCAAGAACGCGATGCCGTCGATGACCCAGGCCGGCAACTACGCCATGGTGCTGCATTACCTGAAGGCGATGGAAGCGCTCGGCGGCAATCCGCATGACGGCGCCAAGGTCGTCGCCAAGATGAAGGAACTGCCGACCGACGATCCCTTGTTCGGCAAGGGTCCGCTGCGCGCCGACGGCCGCCGCATCATCCCGGCCTACCTGTTCGAAGTGAAGAAGCCGGATGAATCGAAGTATCCGTGGGATTATTACAAGCTGATCGCCACGATTTCACCGGAAGACGCCGCCAAGCCGCTCGAGGCCAGCGAGTGTCCGCTGGTCAAGAAGTGA
- a CDS encoding TCR/Tet family MFS transporter, whose amino-acid sequence MSEQASVPAADMPPVRNAAAAFIFVTILLDMLALGLIIPVLPKLVESFVDNDTASAARIFGLFGTAWALMQFLFSPILGALSDRFGRRPVVLLSNFGLALDYVLMALAPSLTWLFVGRVISGITSASISTAFAYIADVTPPERRAAVFGKIGAAFGAGFILGPALGGLLGGMDPRLPFWIAAGLSFANTLYGWLILPESLPAERRSPFRWKSANPLGALHLLRSNRILAGLSLANFFGQVAHVVLPSTFVLYATYRYGWGTTTVGLTLALVGVCSMVVQGAGVGPIVKRFGERRALLVGLACGALGFLIYGAAPTGELFWLGIPVMSLWGIAGAAIQALTTQMVAPDQQGQLQGATNSVQSVSQLVGPFLFTLTFAYFISDSAPLKLPGAPFLLASALLLLALLIAWRTLAAQKP is encoded by the coding sequence ATGAGCGAACAGGCGTCCGTGCCTGCCGCCGACATGCCGCCGGTGCGCAACGCCGCGGCGGCTTTCATTTTCGTCACCATCCTGCTCGACATGCTGGCGCTGGGCCTGATCATTCCGGTGCTGCCGAAGCTGGTGGAGAGCTTTGTCGACAACGATACCGCGAGTGCGGCGCGGATCTTCGGATTGTTCGGCACCGCCTGGGCGCTGATGCAGTTCCTGTTCTCGCCGATCCTCGGCGCGCTGTCGGACCGATTCGGTCGCAGGCCGGTGGTGCTGCTGTCGAATTTCGGGCTGGCGCTGGATTACGTGCTGATGGCGCTGGCGCCGTCGCTGACCTGGCTGTTCGTCGGCCGGGTGATTTCCGGCATCACCTCGGCCAGCATCTCGACCGCCTTCGCCTATATCGCCGACGTCACGCCGCCGGAACGGCGCGCCGCGGTGTTCGGCAAGATCGGCGCGGCGTTCGGCGCCGGGTTCATCCTGGGGCCGGCGCTCGGCGGTCTGCTCGGCGGCATGGATCCGCGGCTGCCGTTCTGGATCGCCGCGGGCCTGAGTTTTGCCAACACGCTGTACGGCTGGCTGATCCTGCCGGAATCACTGCCCGCCGAGCGGCGCTCGCCGTTTCGCTGGAAGAGCGCCAATCCGCTCGGGGCGCTGCATTTGCTGCGCTCGAACCGGATTCTAGCCGGGCTGTCGCTGGCGAACTTCTTCGGCCAGGTCGCCCATGTGGTGCTGCCCTCGACCTTCGTGCTCTACGCCACCTATCGCTATGGCTGGGGCACCACGACCGTTGGGCTGACGCTGGCGCTGGTCGGCGTCTGCTCCATGGTGGTGCAGGGCGCGGGCGTCGGCCCGATCGTCAAACGCTTCGGCGAGCGGCGGGCGCTGCTCGTCGGGCTCGCTTGCGGCGCGCTCGGATTTCTGATCTACGGCGCGGCCCCGACCGGAGAGTTGTTCTGGCTCGGCATTCCCGTGATGTCGTTGTGGGGCATTGCGGGGGCGGCGATCCAGGCGCTGACCACGCAAATGGTGGCGCCGGACCAGCAGGGCCAGTTGCAGGGCGCCACCAACAGCGTGCAGAGCGTATCCCAGCTGGTGGGACCGTTTCTGTTCACGCTGACCTTTGCTTACTTCATCAGCGACAGCGCGCCGCTGAAATTGCCGGGCGCGCCGTTCCTGCTGGCGTCGGCCTTGCTGCTGCTGGCGCTGCTGATCGCGTGGCGGACGCTGGCTGCGCAGAAGCCGTAG
- the der gene encoding ribosome biogenesis GTPase Der, with product MSFTIAIIGRPNVGKSTLFNRLVGQKLALVDDEPGVTRDRREGEGRLGDLEFTLIDTAGLDEGAKGSLTARMQEQTEIAIGLADALMFVFDARAGLTPNDRAFADFARRANKPVVLVANKSEGKHGELGAMESYALGLGDPIQISAEHGEGLSDLYDALRVLMPEPVEEEEEFDDDDDIIETDEEIAQRPIRVAIVGRPNAGKSTLINHLLGEERLLTSPEAGTTRDSISVEITWQGREFRVFDTAGLRRRSRIEEKLEKLSVADALRAVRFAEVVVLMMDSQNRFEEQDLRIADLIEREGRALVLAVNKWDLMEKKGSLISALRTDADHWLPQVKGVPIVAVSGLMGEGIDRLMTAIEQAYAVWNKRVPTATLNRWFEQAVDANPPPAVSGRRLKLNYITQAKARPPSFILFCSRADAVPTSYLRYLTNSMREAFDLPGTPVRISLREKANPFAHKRKRPS from the coding sequence ATGTCTTTCACGATTGCCATCATCGGCCGGCCCAATGTCGGAAAGTCGACGCTGTTCAACCGGCTGGTCGGGCAGAAGCTCGCGCTGGTCGATGACGAACCGGGCGTGACCCGCGACCGCCGCGAGGGCGAAGGCCGCCTCGGCGATCTCGAATTCACATTGATCGACACCGCCGGGCTCGACGAGGGCGCCAAGGGATCGCTCACCGCGCGGATGCAGGAGCAGACCGAAATCGCGATCGGGCTCGCCGACGCGCTGATGTTCGTGTTCGACGCGCGTGCCGGCCTGACGCCAAACGATCGTGCTTTCGCCGATTTCGCCCGCCGCGCCAACAAGCCGGTGGTACTGGTCGCCAACAAGAGCGAGGGCAAGCACGGCGAGCTCGGCGCCATGGAATCCTACGCGCTGGGCTTGGGCGATCCGATCCAGATTTCGGCCGAGCATGGCGAAGGCCTGAGCGATCTCTACGACGCGCTGCGGGTGTTGATGCCCGAACCGGTCGAGGAAGAGGAGGAGTTCGACGACGACGACGACATCATCGAAACCGATGAGGAAATCGCGCAACGTCCGATCCGCGTCGCCATCGTCGGCCGGCCCAATGCCGGCAAGTCGACGCTGATCAATCATCTGCTCGGCGAGGAGCGGCTTTTGACCAGCCCCGAGGCCGGCACCACGCGCGATTCCATTTCGGTGGAGATCACATGGCAGGGCCGCGAATTCCGCGTGTTCGACACCGCTGGCTTGCGGCGGCGTTCGCGGATCGAGGAGAAGCTGGAGAAACTGTCGGTCGCCGATGCGCTGCGCGCGGTGCGCTTCGCCGAAGTCGTCGTGCTGATGATGGACTCGCAGAACCGGTTCGAGGAACAGGACCTGCGGATCGCCGACCTGATCGAGCGCGAGGGCCGCGCGCTGGTGCTGGCGGTCAACAAATGGGATTTGATGGAGAAGAAGGGCAGCCTGATTTCGGCGCTGCGTACCGACGCCGATCACTGGTTGCCGCAGGTCAAGGGTGTGCCGATCGTCGCCGTTTCCGGCCTGATGGGCGAGGGCATCGATCGGCTGATGACCGCCATCGAACAGGCCTATGCGGTGTGGAACAAGCGCGTGCCGACGGCCACCCTCAATCGCTGGTTCGAGCAGGCGGTCGATGCCAATCCGCCGCCCGCCGTGTCGGGCCGGCGGCTGAAGCTCAACTACATCACCCAGGCCAAGGCGCGGCCGCCGAGCTTCATCCTGTTCTGTTCGCGCGCCGATGCGGTGCCGACCTCCTACCTGCGCTATCTCACCAACAGCATGCGTGAGGCGTTCGATCTGCCGGGCACGCCTGTGCGGATTTCGCTGCGGGAGAAGGCCAATCCGTTCGCCCACAAGCGCAAACGGCCGTCATGA
- a CDS encoding tetratricopeptide repeat protein gives MSELFDEVDEDVRRDQLKKLWEQYSIYIVAGALLIIASVGGWRGYQYVEARKAAEAGAAFDKAVELSDASKHTEAEAAFADLAAKGPSGYRVLARLRMATEVANRDTAAAAKLFDEITADRSVDVAVQDLARIRAAQLLLETTTYPNMKERLEAAAAPGATFRHTARELLALSAWRANDAAATRQWLDLIANDGETPPSLRSRAEALQALLPPVAKS, from the coding sequence GTGTCTGAATTATTTGATGAAGTAGACGAGGACGTCCGCCGCGACCAGCTCAAGAAGCTGTGGGAGCAATATTCGATCTATATCGTCGCGGGCGCGCTCCTGATCATCGCGTCCGTCGGTGGCTGGCGTGGCTACCAGTATGTGGAAGCCAGGAAGGCAGCCGAGGCCGGGGCGGCCTTCGACAAGGCCGTGGAACTCTCGGACGCCAGCAAGCACACGGAAGCCGAAGCGGCGTTTGCCGATCTGGCCGCCAAGGGGCCGTCCGGATACCGCGTGCTGGCACGGCTGCGCATGGCGACCGAGGTCGCGAACCGCGACACGGCGGCGGCGGCGAAGCTGTTTGACGAAATTACCGCCGACCGCAGCGTCGACGTTGCTGTGCAGGATCTGGCGCGGATTCGCGCGGCGCAGTTGCTGCTGGAAACCACGACCTATCCCAACATGAAAGAGCGCCTCGAGGCCGCCGCGGCACCGGGCGCGACGTTTCGCCATACCGCGCGCGAATTGCTGGCGCTGTCGGCCTGGCGCGCCAACGACGCCGCGGCGACGCGGCAATGGCTCGACCTGATTGCCAACGACGGCGAGACGCCGCCGAGCCTGCGCTCTCGCGCCGAAGCGCTGCAGGCCCTGCTTCCGCCGGTTGCCAAAAGCTAA
- a CDS encoding class I adenylate-forming enzyme family protein gives MDWSQHSIPPMRLEARFGDRVVPAFCERPKSIWGMVADAASRNPDGEALVCGNNRMDWREVAQRSADIAAGFGKLGLQRGDRVAVLLGNRIEFVLTMFAAAHAGLVTVLLSTRQQKPEIAYVLTDCGAKLLIHEAALAGRVPDAQDIPDLAFRIAVDDDPKLSRFSELADNAPAAAPVEVGEEDTAMILYTSGTTGKPKGAMLAHCTIIHSSMVFVSCLKLTAADRSIAAVPLGHVTGVVANITTMLRCAGALIIMPEFKAAEYLKVAARERVTYTVMVPAMYNLCLLQPDFDSYDLSSWRIGGFGGAPMPIATIERLATKIPGLKLINCYGATETTSPSTMMPGELTASHIDSVGLPCPGAEIIVMGPDGHELPPGEIGEIWIRSGSVIKGYWNNPTATAESFTAGFWHSGDLGSVDAESFVRVFDRQKDMINRGGLKIYSAEVESVLSGHPAVVESAIIAKPCPVLGERVHAVVVTRSPVGAEVLRAWCAERLSDYKVPETIDLTSDPLPRNVNGKVMKRQLREAWAAAQA, from the coding sequence ATGGACTGGTCGCAGCATTCCATTCCTCCGATGCGGCTCGAGGCGCGCTTCGGCGATCGGGTGGTGCCGGCGTTTTGCGAACGGCCCAAGAGCATCTGGGGAATGGTTGCTGATGCCGCGTCCCGTAATCCCGACGGTGAGGCGCTGGTCTGCGGTAACAACCGGATGGACTGGCGCGAGGTCGCGCAGCGATCCGCTGACATCGCGGCCGGATTCGGGAAACTCGGATTGCAGCGCGGCGACCGGGTCGCGGTGCTGCTCGGCAACCGCATCGAATTCGTGCTGACGATGTTCGCCGCAGCCCATGCGGGTCTGGTCACGGTGCTGCTGTCCACCCGCCAGCAAAAGCCCGAGATCGCCTATGTGCTGACCGATTGCGGCGCAAAACTCCTGATCCACGAGGCCGCATTGGCCGGGCGCGTGCCCGATGCGCAGGACATTCCCGATCTCGCATTTCGTATCGCGGTCGATGACGATCCCAAGCTCTCGCGGTTTTCCGAGCTCGCGGACAATGCACCGGCGGCAGCGCCGGTCGAAGTCGGCGAAGAAGACACGGCGATGATCCTCTACACCTCGGGCACAACCGGCAAGCCCAAGGGCGCAATGCTCGCGCATTGCACCATCATTCATTCGTCGATGGTATTTGTATCGTGCCTCAAGCTGACCGCCGCCGATCGCTCGATCGCCGCCGTGCCGCTCGGGCATGTCACCGGCGTGGTTGCCAATATCACGACCATGCTGCGCTGCGCCGGCGCGCTGATCATCATGCCTGAGTTCAAGGCTGCGGAATATCTGAAGGTCGCCGCGCGCGAGCGCGTCACCTACACCGTGATGGTGCCGGCGATGTACAATCTCTGCCTGCTGCAGCCGGATTTCGACAGTTACGATTTGTCGAGCTGGCGGATCGGCGGCTTCGGCGGCGCGCCGATGCCGATCGCCACCATCGAACGCCTGGCCACCAAGATCCCGGGCCTCAAGCTGATAAATTGCTACGGCGCGACCGAGACCACGTCCCCCTCGACCATGATGCCCGGCGAATTGACCGCAAGCCATATCGATAGCGTCGGACTGCCCTGTCCGGGTGCGGAGATCATCGTCATGGGACCGGACGGGCATGAGTTGCCGCCCGGCGAAATCGGCGAAATATGGATTCGCAGTGGTTCGGTCATCAAAGGCTACTGGAATAATCCGACGGCGACGGCGGAGAGTTTTACGGCAGGGTTCTGGCATTCCGGCGATCTCGGTTCGGTGGATGCCGAGAGTTTTGTTCGCGTGTTCGATCGCCAGAAGGACATGATCAACCGCGGCGGCCTCAAGATCTATTCCGCCGAGGTCGAGTCGGTGCTTTCAGGCCACCCCGCGGTGGTCGAGAGCGCGATCATCGCCAAACCCTGCCCGGTACTGGGCGAGCGCGTGCATGCCGTGGTGGTGACCCGCAGCCCGGTGGGCGCCGAGGTGCTGCGCGCGTGGTGCGCCGAACGGTTGTCGGACTACAAGGTGCCGGAGACCATCGATCTCACCTCGGATCCGTTGCCGCGCAATGTCAACGGCAAGGTGATGAAACGGCAGTTGCGGGAAGCGTGGGCGGCGGCGCAGGCTTGA
- the panB gene encoding 3-methyl-2-oxobutanoate hydroxymethyltransferase has translation MSVQSVIKRKTAPDIRARKNGEPIVMLTSYHAHTASLVDRYCDVILVGDSLGNVMHGFETTVPVTLDMMILQGHAVMRGSQHALVVVDMPFGSYEASKEQAFHSAVRILKETHCGAVKLEGGARMAETVAFLSERGVPVMGHIGLTPQSINTLGSFRAQGRDEASWEPILNDARAISEAGAFSVVIEAVAEPLARKITEQIAIPTIGIGASAACDGQVLVLEDMLGLSPRTPKFVRRYGNLGPAIEAAIEGYATDVRSRAFPGPEHVYEMKANKS, from the coding sequence ATGTCGGTTCAATCGGTCATCAAGCGCAAAACGGCGCCGGATATTCGCGCCCGCAAGAATGGCGAGCCGATCGTGATGCTGACCTCGTACCACGCGCATACCGCGTCGCTGGTCGATCGCTATTGCGACGTCATCCTGGTCGGCGATTCCCTCGGCAACGTCATGCACGGCTTCGAGACCACCGTACCGGTGACGCTCGACATGATGATCCTGCAGGGCCATGCGGTCATGCGCGGCTCGCAGCATGCGCTGGTCGTGGTCGACATGCCGTTCGGCTCCTATGAGGCGTCGAAAGAGCAGGCGTTTCATTCCGCGGTGCGGATACTGAAGGAGACCCATTGCGGCGCGGTAAAGCTCGAAGGCGGGGCGCGGATGGCGGAAACCGTCGCGTTCCTGTCCGAGCGCGGCGTGCCCGTGATGGGCCACATCGGATTGACGCCGCAATCGATCAACACGCTAGGCTCGTTTCGCGCGCAGGGCCGCGACGAAGCGAGTTGGGAACCGATCCTGAACGACGCGCGCGCGATCTCGGAAGCCGGTGCTTTTTCGGTCGTGATCGAGGCGGTCGCGGAGCCGCTCGCGCGCAAGATTACGGAGCAGATCGCGATTCCGACCATCGGCATCGGAGCCAGTGCCGCCTGCGACGGCCAGGTGCTGGTGCTGGAAGACATGCTGGGGCTGTCGCCGCGGACGCCGAAATTCGTCCGCCGCTACGGCAATCTCGGACCCGCGATCGAAGCGGCCATCGAGGGCTACGCCACCGACGTCCGCTCGCGGGCTTTCCCCGGGCCCGAGCATGTCTACGAGATGAAAGCCAACAAGAGCTGA
- a CDS encoding NnrU family protein: MGLLVMILGLILFLGVHTLTTQRDLRARFVASMGEGGYKIFYALVSIAGLALIVWGFAEYRATGWIDVWNPPKAFKHITVALMLPAVILVVASYIRGRIYTTLKHPMLTGVKLWAAAHLLANGDLGSIILFGSFLAWAVFDRISLKHRPDAGAPPIPVGGPGNDLIAIAVGVVAYLALAFAFHPVVIGVPVFGA; the protein is encoded by the coding sequence ATGGGACTGCTGGTGATGATCCTGGGCCTGATCCTTTTTCTGGGCGTCCATACGCTCACCACGCAGCGCGATCTGCGTGCGCGGTTTGTCGCCTCGATGGGCGAGGGCGGCTACAAGATTTTCTACGCCCTGGTCTCGATTGCCGGCCTGGCGCTGATCGTGTGGGGCTTTGCCGAGTATCGCGCGACCGGCTGGATCGATGTCTGGAATCCGCCGAAGGCGTTCAAGCATATCACCGTCGCGCTGATGCTGCCGGCGGTCATCCTTGTGGTCGCCTCCTATATCCGCGGCCGCATCTACACGACGCTGAAACATCCGATGCTGACGGGCGTCAAGCTGTGGGCGGCGGCGCATCTGCTCGCCAATGGCGATCTCGGCTCGATCATCCTGTTCGGCTCGTTTCTGGCGTGGGCGGTGTTTGACCGCATCTCGCTCAAACACCGTCCCGACGCCGGCGCACCACCGATTCCGGTCGGCGGTCCCGGCAATGACCTGATCGCGATCGCGGTCGGGGTCGTCGCTTATCTGGCGCTTGCCTTCGCGTTCCATCCGGTCGTGATCGGCGTCCCCGTGTTCGGAGCCTAG
- a CDS encoding TetR/AcrR family transcriptional regulator, producing the protein MTVKPRRATYRHGNLKSAALKAATRLVAAAGHERLSLREVADAVGVAHRSLYNHFADREALLDAVATDAYTKLAAVLVKANTPDDYTAKYVRFALANRALYALMTSRPHATMKHNPPLQQAVHKVITEAMRIFCQDIKTPAERRRAVMKVYITLYGGISLYATGVLDQPSEKALIAELSAMNARP; encoded by the coding sequence ATGACCGTAAAGCCGCGCCGGGCGACCTATCGCCATGGCAATCTGAAATCCGCCGCGCTGAAGGCCGCCACCCGTCTGGTGGCGGCCGCCGGCCATGAACGGCTGAGCCTGCGCGAGGTCGCGGACGCCGTCGGCGTCGCGCATCGCTCGCTGTACAATCATTTCGCCGACCGCGAGGCGCTGCTCGACGCGGTCGCGACCGATGCCTACACGAAGCTTGCGGCCGTCCTGGTCAAGGCGAACACGCCGGATGATTACACCGCGAAATATGTGCGTTTTGCGCTGGCCAATCGCGCGCTCTATGCGCTGATGACGAGCCGCCCGCATGCGACCATGAAGCACAATCCGCCGCTGCAGCAGGCCGTCCACAAGGTCATCACCGAGGCGATGCGGATCTTCTGCCAGGACATCAAGACCCCGGCCGAACGGCGCCGCGCCGTGATGAAGGTCTATATCACGCTGTATGGCGGCATCTCGCTCTATGCCACCGGGGTACTCGACCAGCCGAGCGAAAAGGCGCTGATTGCGGAACTCTCCGCCATGAACGCCCGGCCATGA
- a CDS encoding crotonase/enoyl-CoA hydratase family protein has product MTATYSRSGPIGTIVMDDGKANVMSVAMLNALHAAFDQAEKDKTVVILKARGKHFSGGFDLGVFAKGSAEDQYLMVKAGAELALRMLSFPTPVVAACQGNAYPMGAFLIMSSDHRIAAEGNYRIGMNEVAIGLTVPRFAIEVARQRLTPAYFSRVVMTAEMFGPVEAVTAGFFDRVVPAEALDRSAEEAAQALATLDMAAHAATKARARGAVIKMIRAMIDQDITPQYGESRVASRASA; this is encoded by the coding sequence ATGACTGCGACTTATTCCCGTTCCGGCCCGATCGGCACCATCGTGATGGATGACGGCAAGGCCAATGTGATGTCGGTTGCGATGCTGAATGCGCTGCATGCGGCGTTCGACCAGGCGGAAAAGGACAAGACCGTCGTGATCCTGAAAGCGCGGGGAAAGCATTTTTCCGGCGGGTTCGACCTCGGCGTATTCGCCAAGGGGAGTGCCGAGGATCAATATCTGATGGTGAAGGCGGGCGCCGAACTGGCGCTGCGCATGCTGTCGTTTCCGACCCCGGTGGTGGCAGCCTGCCAGGGCAATGCCTATCCGATGGGCGCCTTCCTGATCATGTCCAGCGACCACCGCATTGCCGCCGAAGGCAATTACCGGATCGGCATGAACGAGGTGGCGATCGGGCTGACGGTGCCGCGGTTTGCGATCGAGGTCGCGCGGCAGCGGCTGACGCCGGCCTATTTCTCCAGGGTGGTAATGACGGCGGAGATGTTCGGCCCGGTGGAAGCCGTCACCGCCGGGTTCTTCGACCGGGTGGTGCCGGCGGAGGCGCTGGATCGAAGCGCCGAAGAGGCAGCCCAGGCACTTGCCACGCTCGATATGGCGGCCCATGCCGCTACCAAGGCGCGGGCGCGGGGCGCGGTCATCAAGATGATCCGCGCCATGATCGATCAGGACATCACCCCGCAATATGGTGAGAGCCGCGTTGCCAGCCGGGCCTCGGCCTGA
- a CDS encoding peptide chain release factor 3 yields MSDIVVPTESPSRSLLSDEVARRRTFAIISHPDAGKTTLTEKLLLFGGAINLAGQVKAKGERRNTRSDWMKIERERGISVVTSVMTFEFQDLVFNLLDTPGHEDFSEDTYRTLTAVDSAVMVIDAAKGIEARTRKLFEVCRLRDIPIITFINKMDRESRDTFDLLDEIEKTLALDTTPMTWPVGRGRDFLGTYDVINGGVRLLEGGGAKTGAAQQIDIAELAGRNANLDVAEIKDELALVSEACKPFELAAFREGHLTPVYFGSALRNFGVGDLLEGLGKFAPPPRAQDSNLRKVEAAEPRMSAFVFKIQANMDPNHRDRIAFARLCSGKLSRGMKAKLVRTGKNMSLSSPQFFFAQDRSVADEAFAGDVVGIPNHGTLRIGDTLTEGEDITFVGVPSFAPEIVRRVRLTDAMKAKKLKEALQQMSEEGVVQVFRPRDGAPALVGVVGPLQLDVLKARLDAEYSLPVEFEVSEFQLARWISSDDRKKLDAFVAANNSGIADDVDGDPVFMAKNEFYLGYTRERAEGINFSNVKDVKKKA; encoded by the coding sequence ATGTCCGACATCGTTGTTCCCACCGAATCGCCGTCCCGGTCGCTGCTATCAGATGAAGTGGCGCGGCGGCGGACTTTTGCCATCATTTCCCACCCGGACGCCGGCAAGACCACGCTGACCGAAAAGCTGCTGCTGTTCGGCGGCGCCATCAACCTGGCCGGTCAGGTCAAGGCCAAGGGCGAGCGGCGCAATACCCGCTCCGACTGGATGAAGATCGAGCGCGAGCGCGGTATCTCGGTCGTGACCTCGGTGATGACGTTCGAATTCCAGGACCTCGTCTTCAACCTCTTGGACACGCCGGGCCATGAGGACTTTTCGGAAGACACCTATCGCACGCTGACCGCGGTCGACAGCGCGGTCATGGTGATCGACGCCGCCAAGGGCATCGAGGCGCGCACCCGGAAGCTGTTCGAGGTCTGCCGGCTGCGCGATATCCCGATCATCACCTTCATCAACAAGATGGACCGCGAGAGCCGCGACACGTTCGACCTGCTGGATGAGATCGAAAAGACGCTGGCGCTCGACACCACGCCGATGACGTGGCCGGTCGGCCGCGGCCGCGACTTCCTCGGCACCTATGACGTCATCAATGGCGGCGTGCGGCTGCTTGAAGGCGGCGGCGCCAAGACCGGCGCGGCGCAACAGATCGACATCGCCGAACTCGCCGGCCGCAACGCCAATCTCGACGTCGCCGAGATCAAGGACGAACTCGCGCTGGTGTCGGAAGCCTGCAAGCCGTTCGAACTGGCGGCGTTTCGCGAAGGCCATCTGACGCCGGTCTATTTCGGCAGCGCGCTGCGCAATTTCGGCGTCGGCGATCTCTTGGAAGGCCTCGGCAAGTTCGCGCCGCCGCCGCGCGCGCAAGATTCGAATCTGCGCAAGGTCGAGGCGGCCGAGCCGCGCATGAGCGCCTTCGTGTTCAAGATCCAGGCCAATATGGATCCGAACCATCGCGATCGCATCGCGTTCGCGCGGCTGTGCTCCGGCAAGCTCAGCCGCGGCATGAAGGCGAAGCTGGTGCGCACCGGCAAGAACATGTCGCTGTCGTCACCGCAATTCTTCTTCGCCCAGGACCGCTCGGTGGCGGATGAGGCGTTCGCCGGCGACGTCGTCGGCATTCCCAATCACGGCACCTTGCGGATCGGCGACACGCTGACCGAGGGCGAGGACATCACCTTCGTCGGCGTTCCCAGTTTTGCGCCGGAAATCGTCCGCCGCGTCCGCCTGACGGATGCGATGAAGGCCAAGAAGCTGAAAGAGGCGCTGCAGCAGATGTCGGAAGAGGGCGTGGTGCAGGTGTTCCGGCCGCGCGACGGCGCGCCGGCGCTGGTCGGCGTCGTCGGTCCGCTGCAGCTCGACGTGCTCAAGGCCCGGCTCGACGCCGAATATTCGCTGCCCGTGGAATTCGAAGTTTCGGAATTCCAGCTGGCGCGCTGGATTTCCTCCGACGATCGCAAGAAGCTCGACGCGTTCGTTGCCGCCAACAATTCCGGCATCGCCGACGACGTCGACGGCGACCCGGTGTTCATGGCCAAGAACGAATTCTATCTCGGCTATACCCGCGAGCGCGCCGAAGGCATCAATTTTTCGAACGTCAAGGACGTGAAGAAAAAGGCGTAG